A single genomic interval of bacterium harbors:
- the asnS gene encoding asparagine--tRNA ligase, with protein sequence MATHTTIADIATHVGQEVEIRGWLYARRSSGKLHFLQVRDGTQTIQCVMFKGNFDEETFKFADRLPQESAVVITGNVREDSRSPIGFEIDVTGISATPNAEEYPISPKEHGVDFLMNHRHLWMRSKRQHAILRVRHQLIRAIRDYFDTNGFTLIDAPILTGNPCEGTTTLFATDYFGEKAYLSQSGQLYMEPACQAFGKVYCFGPTFRAEKSKTRRHLTEFWMVEPEVAFMDLHGDMDLAEDFLCFVVRRVLDTCRAELAAVERDIAPLEKVQKPFPRISYDEAARIIAASNDSYEVPFNYGDDLGAEHETTISSAYDRPVMIHRYPAAVKAFYMKKDPENPDKALCVDVIAPEGVGEIIGGGQREDDYETLLAAIDHHGLSREDFSWYLDVRRYGSVPHAGFGLGVERTLGWICGLHHVRESIPFPRLLGRLTP encoded by the coding sequence ATGGCGACACACACAACCATCGCGGATATCGCAACGCACGTCGGCCAGGAGGTCGAAATCCGCGGCTGGCTCTACGCCCGGCGCTCCAGCGGCAAGCTGCACTTCCTTCAGGTCCGCGACGGAACGCAGACGATCCAGTGCGTCATGTTCAAGGGCAATTTCGACGAGGAGACGTTCAAGTTCGCCGATCGCCTGCCGCAGGAGTCCGCCGTCGTCATCACCGGCAACGTCCGCGAGGATTCAAGGAGCCCGATCGGATTCGAGATCGACGTCACCGGAATTAGCGCGACGCCGAACGCGGAGGAATACCCGATCTCGCCGAAGGAGCACGGCGTCGATTTCCTGATGAACCACCGCCACCTTTGGATGCGCTCGAAGCGCCAGCACGCGATCCTGCGCGTGCGCCATCAGCTCATCCGCGCGATCCGCGACTATTTCGATACCAACGGCTTCACGCTCATCGACGCGCCAATCCTCACCGGCAACCCCTGCGAGGGCACGACAACGCTGTTCGCGACGGACTACTTCGGCGAGAAGGCGTATCTCTCGCAGTCCGGCCAGCTCTACATGGAGCCGGCGTGCCAGGCGTTCGGCAAGGTATATTGCTTCGGCCCGACGTTCCGCGCCGAAAAGAGCAAGACGCGCCGCCATCTCACCGAATTCTGGATGGTCGAGCCGGAAGTCGCCTTCATGGACCTGCACGGCGACATGGACCTCGCCGAGGACTTCCTTTGCTTCGTCGTCAGGCGCGTGCTCGACACGTGCCGCGCGGAGCTTGCGGCCGTCGAGCGCGACATCGCGCCGCTCGAAAAGGTGCAAAAACCATTTCCACGCATCTCCTACGACGAGGCCGCGCGGATCATCGCGGCGAGTAACGATTCGTACGAGGTGCCGTTCAACTACGGCGACGACCTCGGCGCGGAACACGAGACGACGATCTCAAGCGCCTACGACCGCCCGGTTATGATTCACCGCTATCCCGCCGCCGTGAAGGCGTTTTACATGAAGAAGGATCCGGAAAATCCGGACAAGGCGCTGTGCGTCGATGTGATCGCGCCCGAGGGTGTCGGCGAGATCATCGGCGGCGGCCAGCGCGAGGACGACTACGAGACGCTGCTCGCGGCGATCGACCATCACGGCCTCTCGCGCGAGGACTTCTCGTGGTATCTCGACGTGCGCCGCTACGGCTCCGTCCCGCACGCGGGCTTTGGCCTTGGCGTGGAACGCACCCTCGGTTGGATCTGCGGCCTGCACCACGTGCGTGAGTCGATCCCGTTCCCGCGCCTGCTCGGCCGGCTGACGCCGTGA
- the aspS gene encoding aspartate--tRNA ligase: MCGEPRIEHADRTAVIHGWVAKRRDLGQIIFLDVRDRTGVVQAVIDPDHAPAEAMSLAKSVRAEFVVSIVGNVRLRPEGTRNAQLPTGEVEVLVNELHVLNVAEPPPFVIADDVDAGEDTRLRYRYLDLRRAPLQRILMRRHEAARIVRNSLSDLGFLEIETPVLTKSTPEGARDYIVPSRIFPGQFYALPQSPQIFKQLLMVAGFDRYFQIVKCFRDEDLRADRQPEFTQIDIEASFVEREDILAFTEAMMGELLRKAIGHEIPAPLDRISYGEALSRWGSDKPDRRFGLELSDLAGIFAGTEFRVLRGAIDAGGDVRGILAAIPDASRKRMDELTDHVKLYGAAGLVWMKFAEGDWTGGQAKFFSDDEKKRLTVNLSPSEGDTLAIVAGKPKVVFDALGALRLKLGRELGLIDEARQDLFWVIDFPLLEWSEEDGRFYAMHHPFTSPRPDDIGLLDTEPGKALANAYDMVWNGYEIGGGSIRIHRADVQNKMFRALSIGEDEARDKFGFLLDALKYGTPPHGGIALGLDRIVMLLTGTTNIRDVIAFPKTAKASDLMAGCPSGVSEDQLEDLGIRIKKLTTG, from the coding sequence ATGTGCGGCGAACCGCGGATCGAACACGCCGATCGCACCGCCGTGATTCACGGGTGGGTCGCCAAACGTCGCGATCTTGGCCAGATCATTTTCCTGGACGTGCGCGACCGCACCGGCGTCGTGCAGGCCGTGATCGACCCGGATCACGCGCCCGCCGAGGCGATGAGCCTTGCCAAATCCGTGCGCGCCGAATTTGTCGTCAGCATCGTCGGCAACGTGCGCCTTCGCCCGGAGGGCACGCGAAACGCGCAGCTTCCGACAGGTGAAGTCGAAGTCCTCGTCAACGAGCTGCACGTGCTCAACGTCGCCGAGCCGCCGCCGTTCGTCATCGCGGACGACGTGGACGCCGGCGAGGACACGCGCCTGCGTTACCGGTATCTCGACCTGCGCCGCGCGCCGCTGCAGCGCATCCTCATGCGGCGGCACGAAGCCGCGCGCATCGTGCGCAATTCCCTGTCCGACCTCGGCTTCCTGGAAATCGAGACGCCGGTGCTCACCAAGAGCACGCCGGAGGGCGCGCGCGACTACATCGTGCCCTCGCGCATCTTCCCGGGGCAGTTCTACGCGCTGCCGCAAAGTCCGCAGATCTTCAAGCAACTCCTGATGGTGGCGGGGTTCGACCGCTATTTTCAAATCGTGAAGTGCTTCCGCGACGAGGACCTGCGCGCGGATCGCCAGCCCGAGTTCACGCAGATCGACATCGAGGCGAGCTTCGTCGAACGCGAGGACATTCTGGCGTTCACCGAGGCGATGATGGGCGAGCTTCTGCGAAAGGCGATCGGCCACGAGATCCCGGCGCCGCTTGACCGAATCTCCTACGGGGAGGCGCTTTCGCGCTGGGGCTCGGACAAACCGGACCGCCGCTTCGGTCTCGAGCTTTCGGACCTGGCGGGGATTTTTGCCGGGACGGAATTTCGCGTGCTGCGCGGCGCCATCGACGCCGGCGGCGACGTGCGCGGCATCCTCGCGGCCATCCCCGACGCCTCGCGCAAACGCATGGACGAATTGACCGACCACGTGAAGCTCTACGGCGCGGCCGGGCTCGTCTGGATGAAGTTCGCCGAGGGCGATTGGACCGGTGGACAGGCGAAGTTCTTCTCGGACGACGAGAAAAAACGCCTGACCGTAAACCTTTCCCCAAGCGAGGGCGACACGCTTGCGATCGTCGCCGGCAAGCCGAAGGTCGTATTCGACGCGCTCGGCGCGCTTCGCCTGAAGCTCGGGCGCGAGCTTGGCCTCATCGACGAGGCGCGGCAGGATCTTTTCTGGGTGATCGACTTCCCGCTTCTGGAGTGGAGCGAGGAGGATGGGCGCTTCTACGCGATGCACCATCCGTTCACGAGTCCGCGGCCGGACGACATCGGGCTGCTCGATACCGAGCCGGGCAAGGCGCTCGCCAACGCGTACGACATGGTCTGGAACGGCTACGAGATCGGCGGCGGATCGATCCGAATTCACCGCGCGGATGTGCAAAACAAGATGTTCCGCGCGCTTTCGATCGGCGAGGATGAGGCGCGCGACAAATTCGGGTTTCTCCTCGACGCGCTCAAGTACGGCACGCCGCCGCACGGGGGCATCGCACTCGGGCTCGACCGAATCGTCATGCTCCTGACCGGCACAACGAACATCCGCGACGTGATCGCGTTTCCCAAGACAGCCAAGGCCAGCGACCTCATGGCCGGGTGCCCGAGCGGCGTGTCGGAAGACCAGCTCGAAGACTTGGGCATCCGCATCAAGAAACTGACGACCGGATAG
- a CDS encoding histone H1-like repetitive region-containing protein, with protein sequence MKKTATRKSTSVAKKAAPKKPAAKKPAAKKPAAKKPAAKKTAAKKPAAKKPAVKKAPAKKPAAKKTVAKKAPAKKTAAKKAPAKKKAPAKKPAAKKPAKKASGRAVVKGAGSAGKTAKKKPAAKKPAAKKAPAKKATAKKAPAKKSAAKKAPAKKAPAKKKAPAKKAPAKKAAAKKPAAKKPAAKKPAAKKPAAKKAPAKKPAAKKPAAPKAKAPKASPTKPAPVRTAAKKPAQSSSAAAPAKRVPASRRPAGSLEGQRIVAPMVETISQISTYPMTIHGKSPDGHVYSGVGSILLSNEQHTRRAQYTVTFDTITYRGTALLRGSLAEKNLVLVLDYHDRPYSKGMVVSIHEQDTKTGKFIGRVLYQGRPEVCEETIVISN encoded by the coding sequence ATGAAGAAGACGGCCACCAGGAAGTCCACGAGCGTGGCAAAGAAAGCGGCTCCCAAGAAGCCGGCGGCCAAGAAGCCCGCCGCCAAGAAGCCCGCGGCCAAAAAGCCCGCGGCCAAGAAGACGGCGGCCAAGAAGCCCGCCGCGAAGAAGCCCGCCGTGAAGAAGGCCCCGGCCAAGAAGCCGGCCGCCAAGAAGACCGTCGCGAAGAAGGCTCCGGCCAAGAAGACGGCCGCCAAGAAGGCGCCCGCCAAGAAAAAGGCCCCGGCCAAGAAGCCCGCCGCCAAGAAGCCCGCGAAGAAGGCTTCGGGGCGCGCCGTCGTGAAGGGCGCGGGCTCCGCGGGTAAGACCGCGAAGAAAAAGCCCGCGGCCAAGAAGCCCGCCGCCAAGAAGGCCCCGGCCAAGAAGGCGACCGCCAAGAAGGCTCCGGCCAAGAAGTCGGCCGCCAAGAAGGCTCCGGCCAAGAAGGCCCCCGCCAAGAAAAAGGCTCCGGCCAAGAAGGCCCCGGCCAAGAAGGCCGCGGCGAAGAAGCCGGCCGCCAAGAAGCCGGCCGCGAAGAAGCCCGCGGCGAAAAAGCCGGCCGCCAAGAAGGCTCCGGCCAAGAAGCCCGCTGCCAAGAAACCCGCGGCGCCCAAGGCGAAAGCTCCCAAGGCGTCACCTACCAAGCCGGCTCCTGTAAGGACGGCGGCCAAGAAGCCGGCGCAATCCTCTTCGGCCGCCGCGCCCGCAAAGAGGGTCCCCGCGTCGCGTCGACCGGCCGGCTCCCTCGAGGGGCAACGCATCGTCGCCCCCATGGTGGAGACCATCAGTCAGATTTCAACGTATCCGATGACCATCCATGGGAAGTCACCGGACGGCCATGTGTATTCAGGGGTCGGTTCCATCCTGCTCAGCAACGAGCAACATACACGCCGTGCCCAGTACACCGTGACATTCGACACGATTACGTACAGGGGTACGGCCCTTTTGCGCGGAAGTCTGGCGGAAAAGAACCTTGTCCTCGTGCTGGACTATCATGATCGTCCGTATTCGAAGGGGATGGTGGTATCCATTCACGAGCAGGACACCAAGACCGGGAAATTCATCGGACGAGTGCTTTATCAGGGACGCCCCGAGGTCTGTGAGGAAACGATCGTGATCTCGAACTGA
- a CDS encoding 1-acyl-sn-glycerol-3-phosphate acyltransferase, whose translation MTVTSTPDMARHEAPLPSPGDALPPPLHKRPRGIWRARGRYAAVLLGYAVVTIPYAMMYFSFGFISRGLAYRLMQSWSHLLIALAGARLHVEGRFRPRWDRPCVVVGNHLSYLDFAVAFATVPIQVFFIATRGIRRIPIVGAAMARAGMMFIDRKSRHAAIATMRQAIDRIDAGAAVLSYPEGGISRDGTLGAFKSGLFRLAIEAGADVVPLVLRQTHTALDPINKTCAPGRIEAEFLDSVPTDGLVPAQAGELAAIVRERIAAAYGDGALRGVGRPLYVMPSVWGREKKK comes from the coding sequence ATGACCGTGACGAGCACGCCCGACATGGCGCGCCACGAAGCGCCCCTTCCGTCGCCCGGCGACGCGCTTCCGCCGCCGCTGCATAAACGCCCGCGCGGGATATGGCGGGCCCGGGGGCGTTACGCCGCTGTGCTGCTCGGCTACGCGGTCGTCACGATTCCCTACGCGATGATGTATTTCTCGTTCGGATTCATTTCGCGCGGCCTCGCGTATCGTCTCATGCAGTCGTGGTCGCATCTGCTCATCGCTCTGGCCGGCGCGCGCCTGCATGTGGAAGGACGTTTTCGCCCGCGATGGGACCGGCCGTGCGTCGTCGTGGGGAATCATCTGTCGTATCTGGATTTCGCCGTCGCGTTCGCCACCGTGCCGATCCAGGTTTTCTTCATCGCGACGCGCGGGATCCGGCGCATCCCCATCGTCGGCGCCGCGATGGCGCGCGCGGGGATGATGTTCATCGACCGCAAGTCGCGGCACGCCGCCATCGCGACGATGCGCCAGGCCATCGACCGCATCGACGCCGGCGCGGCGGTGCTGTCGTATCCCGAAGGCGGCATCAGCCGCGACGGCACGCTCGGCGCGTTCAAGTCGGGGTTGTTTCGCCTGGCGATCGAGGCGGGCGCCGACGTGGTGCCGTTGGTGCTGCGCCAAACGCACACCGCGCTTGATCCCATCAACAAGACCTGCGCGCCTGGGCGCATCGAGGCGGAGTTTCTCGATTCCGTTCCGACCGACGGTCTCGTTCCCGCGCAGGCGGGCGAGCTGGCCGCGATCGTGCGCGAGCGGATCGCCGCCGCGTACGGCGACGGGGCGCTCCGTGGCGTGGGCCGCCCGCTTTACGTGATGCCGTCGGTGTGGGGGCGGGAGAAGAAAAAATAG
- a CDS encoding PAS domain S-box protein translates to MNGARVASFAASAVVYFAGVVVFLGWVFGVPAVTYIIPGLATMKANTALSFAFLGASLLLLHKPDASPARRKVGHASAAIALIICGLTFIEYAIGVNLGIDELLFTDAATRAAGGAFPGRPSQATAFVFLLLASGVLVSDISVGRRRFGFSETLGAAAWLVAFISISGYAYGVQDLYRVYPFSSIALHTSLALLLAATALLLHRPDKGIVAVINSDGSTGMVLRALLPAAVMVPFVVGWIRMHGQHRGLYGTEFGLALFMVANVVALCAMIGLTARSLLRIEEERAKAQRALAESERSVATTLNSIGDGVIATDTDARVVRMNPVAERLTGWPFAEARGKPLSDIFRIENEDTRQPVESPVERVLREGVVVGLANHTVLLSRDGTERPIDDSGAPILDEDRGIGGVVLVFHDVTEAREAERRLRRSERRFARILESGIVGVVITTIEGAIEEANDAFLDLIGYTRDDLAAGKLRWTELTPPEWRHTHASAMKQLETTGIARPWVKEYVRKDGTRVPVLVGIASLTRKHNVGIVVDLTEQKRAEKALSASEARFARLAESGIIGIAVGDTQGNVVEVNDAYLSMTGYTRQEFEEGRVNWAEQTPPEWRDGDAAAIRQLAERGVVSPWEKEVFHKSGRRVPILVGVSALESPYNIAFIADLTERKKTEADLRKTEEQLRQSQKMEAIGRLAGGVAHDFNNLLTVIAGRAEILLGEIHENDPMRLDVKEIVDAATRGSDLTQQLLAFSRKQIIQPKVVDLNETIAAVERMLRRVIGEDVELSFAFGAGIGLVEVDPGQMHQVLMNLVVNARDAMPEGGKLTIETANVTLDEDYARTHVEVAPGAYVMIAVSDTGAGMDKETQARIFEPFFTTKPAGRGTGLGLATVFGILKQSRGHVWVYSERGKGTTFKLYLPRTDRAAHPETAASAVSTLRGTETILLVEDDAPVRRLCQRILERAGYRLLIAENGGDAVLICEQHAGAIDLLITDVVMPRMSGRELGERIQPLRPEMKTLFMSGYTEDAIVRHGVLTAGIPFVQKPMTPDALLRKVRQVLDAT, encoded by the coding sequence GTGAACGGGGCGAGGGTCGCGTCGTTCGCCGCGAGCGCGGTCGTTTACTTCGCCGGCGTCGTCGTGTTCCTCGGTTGGGTTTTCGGCGTTCCGGCCGTTACTTACATCATCCCGGGCCTTGCGACGATGAAGGCCAACACGGCACTTTCATTCGCCTTTCTCGGCGCGTCGCTCCTTCTCCTCCACAAGCCCGACGCGTCGCCGGCGCGCCGAAAAGTGGGCCACGCCAGCGCGGCGATAGCACTGATCATTTGCGGCCTGACTTTTATTGAATACGCCATCGGCGTGAATCTCGGCATCGACGAGCTGCTCTTTACGGATGCCGCCACCCGCGCCGCGGGCGGCGCGTTTCCCGGCCGCCCGTCGCAGGCGACGGCCTTCGTATTTCTCCTTCTTGCGTCCGGCGTGCTTGTGTCCGACATTTCCGTGGGGCGGCGGCGTTTTGGCTTCTCCGAAACGCTCGGCGCGGCGGCCTGGCTTGTCGCGTTCATCTCGATCTCGGGCTATGCCTACGGCGTCCAGGATCTTTATCGCGTTTATCCTTTCTCCTCGATCGCGCTGCACACGTCGCTGGCGCTTCTGCTCGCGGCGACGGCGTTGCTGCTGCATCGGCCCGACAAGGGGATCGTCGCGGTCATCAACAGCGACGGCTCGACGGGGATGGTGCTGCGCGCGCTTCTCCCCGCCGCCGTGATGGTGCCGTTTGTCGTGGGGTGGATCCGGATGCACGGCCAGCACCGCGGGCTCTACGGGACGGAGTTCGGCCTGGCGCTTTTCATGGTCGCCAACGTCGTGGCCCTTTGCGCGATGATCGGTCTCACCGCGCGCTCCCTGTTACGCATTGAGGAGGAACGGGCGAAAGCCCAGCGCGCTCTCGCGGAGAGCGAGCGGAGCGTCGCGACAACGCTGAACAGCATCGGCGATGGCGTGATAGCGACGGATACCGACGCGCGGGTCGTCCGCATGAATCCGGTCGCGGAGCGGCTGACGGGGTGGCCGTTCGCCGAGGCGCGCGGTAAACCGCTCAGCGACATCTTCCGGATCGAAAACGAGGACACACGGCAGCCGGTCGAAAGCCCGGTCGAGCGCGTGCTGCGCGAGGGCGTGGTGGTCGGGCTGGCGAACCACACGGTGCTCCTTTCGCGCGACGGGACCGAGCGGCCCATCGACGACAGCGGCGCGCCGATCCTGGACGAGGATCGCGGTATCGGCGGCGTGGTTCTCGTGTTTCACGACGTGACGGAAGCGCGCGAGGCGGAGCGCCGATTGCGGCGCAGCGAGCGACGGTTCGCGCGCATCCTCGAATCCGGAATCGTGGGCGTCGTCATCACGACGATCGAAGGGGCGATCGAGGAAGCCAACGACGCCTTCCTCGACCTGATCGGTTATACGCGGGACGACCTCGCGGCGGGAAAACTTCGCTGGACGGAATTGACGCCTCCGGAATGGCGGCACACGCACGCCTCGGCCATGAAACAGCTCGAGACCACCGGCATCGCGCGCCCCTGGGTAAAGGAGTATGTCCGAAAAGACGGAACCCGCGTTCCGGTGCTGGTCGGCATCGCGTCGCTTACCCGGAAACACAATGTCGGTATCGTCGTCGATCTCACGGAACAAAAGCGCGCGGAAAAGGCGCTGTCGGCCAGCGAGGCGCGATTCGCGCGCCTTGCCGAGTCGGGCATCATCGGGATCGCCGTCGGCGACACGCAGGGGAATGTCGTCGAGGTCAACGACGCGTACCTGTCCATGACGGGATATACGCGGCAGGAATTTGAGGAAGGCCGCGTGAACTGGGCCGAACAGACGCCGCCCGAATGGCGCGACGGCGACGCGGCCGCCATCCGGCAACTCGCCGAGCGCGGCGTGGTGTCCCCGTGGGAAAAGGAAGTATTTCACAAGTCGGGGCGGCGCGTGCCGATTCTCGTCGGCGTCTCCGCCCTGGAAAGCCCGTACAACATCGCGTTTATCGCCGACCTGACCGAGCGGAAAAAAACCGAGGCGGACCTTCGCAAGACGGAGGAACAGCTCCGGCAGTCCCAGAAGATGGAGGCGATCGGGCGGCTGGCCGGCGGCGTGGCGCACGACTTTAACAACCTTTTGACGGTCATCGCCGGGCGCGCCGAGATTCTTCTTGGCGAGATCCACGAGAACGATCCGATGCGCCTTGACGTCAAGGAAATCGTCGACGCGGCGACGCGCGGGAGCGATCTGACGCAACAGCTCCTTGCGTTCAGCCGGAAGCAGATCATCCAGCCCAAGGTCGTCGATCTCAACGAAACGATCGCGGCGGTGGAACGGATGCTCCGGCGGGTGATCGGCGAGGACGTGGAGCTCTCCTTCGCGTTCGGCGCGGGGATCGGCCTTGTCGAAGTCGATCCGGGACAGATGCATCAGGTGCTGATGAACCTTGTCGTCAACGCCCGCGACGCGATGCCGGAAGGCGGAAAGCTCACCATCGAAACGGCGAACGTCACGCTCGACGAGGACTACGCGCGGACGCACGTCGAGGTGGCTCCGGGCGCCTATGTGATGATCGCCGTCAGCGACACCGGCGCGGGGATGGACAAGGAAACGCAGGCGCGGATTTTCGAGCCGTTCTTTACGACGAAGCCGGCCGGCCGCGGCACCGGCCTTGGCCTGGCCACCGTGTTCGGCATCTTGAAGCAGAGCCGCGGCCACGTCTGGGTGTACAGCGAACGCGGCAAGGGGACGACATTCAAGCTGTACCTGCCGCGAACCGATCGAGCCGCGCATCCGGAGACCGCGGCGTCGGCCGTCTCGACGCTGCGCGGCACGGAGACGATTCTCCTTGTCGAGGACGACGCGCCGGTGCGTCGCCTTTGCCAACGAATCCTGGAGCGCGCGGGCTATCGGTTGCTCATTGCCGAAAACGGCGGCGACGCGGTCCTGATTTGCGAGCAACACGCCGGGGCGATCGACCTTTTGATCACGGACGTCGTCATGCCGCGCATGAGCGGACGCGAGCTCGGTGAGCGCATCCAACCGCTGCGTCCGGAGATGAAGACGCTTTTCATGTCGGGCTACACGGAGGACGCGATCGTCCGGCACGGTGTCCTGACCGCGGGCATTCCGTTCGTCCAGAAACCGATGACGCCCGACGCGTTGCTGCGAAAGGTGCGGCAGGTGCTCGACGCGACGTGA
- a CDS encoding type II toxin-antitoxin system HicB family antitoxin — MKRKKDVARSFEYEINIVPNEFGGWYARIPDFPTIFTGGVTAAEAMENAQEAIGLMIEELIEREMPVPEPKHHFSGQFNVRIPKELHRDLVRQADNEGVSLNALVSYLLGRSVATQNGTGYHVSARGHKKSRAGS, encoded by the coding sequence ATGAAACGCAAAAAAGACGTGGCACGTTCTTTCGAGTACGAAATCAACATCGTTCCGAACGAGTTCGGAGGATGGTACGCGCGCATTCCCGATTTTCCGACGATTTTCACGGGCGGGGTGACGGCCGCGGAGGCGATGGAAAACGCCCAGGAAGCGATCGGGCTCATGATCGAGGAGCTGATCGAGCGTGAGATGCCCGTCCCGGAACCGAAGCACCACTTCAGCGGTCAGTTCAACGTCCGTATTCCGAAAGAACTGCATCGGGACCTCGTGCGGCAAGCCGACAACGAGGGCGTCAGCCTGAATGCGCTTGTCTCCTATTTGCTCGGACGATCGGTTGCGACGCAAAACGGCACCGGCTACCACGTTTCCGCACGCGGACACAAAAAGTCGCGCGCCGGTTCGTAA
- a CDS encoding type II toxin-antitoxin system HicA family toxin, producing the protein MSGLEKLKRKLRQNPGSIRFGELVRVLNDLGFHEVRAAGSHRIFRPDGQGVSIMIVKPHGTRTFCSTVDVKKVVGLLEKL; encoded by the coding sequence ATGAGCGGTCTGGAGAAACTGAAACGTAAGTTAAGGCAAAATCCAGGCAGCATCCGCTTTGGCGAATTGGTTCGCGTTCTGAACGACCTCGGCTTCCACGAAGTTCGCGCGGCCGGAAGTCACCGGATATTTCGGCCGGACGGCCAGGGCGTCTCGATCATGATCGTGAAACCTCACGGCACTCGGACATTTTGCTCAACGGTCGACGTCAAGAAGGTCGTCGGTTTATTGGAAAAATTGTGA